A genomic stretch from Capricornis sumatraensis isolate serow.1 chromosome 4, serow.2, whole genome shotgun sequence includes:
- the IDO1 gene encoding indoleamine 2,3-dioxygenase 1 — MAADKSSPMEKSWTIFKEYHIDEDVGFALPLPLEELPHPYDAWISIARNLPELIKNNQLRVEVEKLATLSTDGLRGHKAQRLAHLVLGYITMAYVWGRGDGDIRKVLPSNIAVPYCQLSEKLGLPPILLYADCVLANWKKKDPNGPMTYENMDILFSFPGGDCGKGFFLISLLVEIAAASAIKVIPNIFDAVQREDTDTLQKALLDISSSLRKARKAFSQIHEYVDPNLFFNVLRIYLSGWKGNPLLSEGLLYEGVWDTPKKFAGGSAAQSSIFQCFDVLLGIQHTVGGVPSDFAAEFLQEMRTYMPPAHQSFLLSLKAKPSVREFVLSKGNATLQEIYNECVEAMVSLRNYHLRIVAKYIMIPASQQSKVERSSEEASESKSKGTGGTNIMDFLKTVRGKTVNCLLKED; from the exons ATGGCAGCTGACAAGTCATCTCCTATGGAAAAGTCATGGACCATCTTTAAGGAATACCATATAGATGAGGATGTGGGCTTTGCTCTGCCACTTCCACTG gaGGAGCTCCCTCATCCTTATGATGCCTGGATCTCTATTGCTAGAAATCTGCCTGAACTGATCAAGAACAACCAGCTACGTGTGGAAGTTGAGAAG TTAGCAACGCTCAGCACTGATGGCCTCCGAGGCCACAAGGCACAGCGCCTGGCACACTTGGTTCTGGGATACATCACCATGGCGTATGTGTGGGGTCGAGGCGATGGAGACATCCGCAAG GTCTTGCCAAGCAATATCGCTGTTCCTTACTGCCAGCTGTCTGAGAAGCTGGGACTGCCTCCTATTCTGCTCTATGCGGATTGTGTCTTggcaaactggaagaaaaaagatcCCAATGG GCCCATGACTTATGA GAACATGGACATTCTGTTCTCATTTCCTGGTGGGGACTGCGGCAAAGGCTTCTTTCTGATTTCTCTGTTGGTGGAAATAGCAGCTGCCTCTGCAATCAAA gtgatcCCCAATATATTTGATGCAGTACAACGTGAAGACACAGATACTTTGCAGAAGGCACTGCTTGACATATCTTCCAGCCTGCGCAAAGCCCGGAAAgcattttctcaaattcatg aatATGTGGACCCAAACCTATTTTTCAATGTTCTTCGAATATACTTGTCTGG TTGGAAAGGCAACCCCTTGCTGTCAGAGGGTCTGCTGTATGAAGGCGTCTGGGACACCCCAAAGAAGTTTGCTGGAGGCAGTGCAGCCCAAAGCAGCATCTTTCAGTGCTTTGATGTTCTCCTGGGCATTCAGCACACTGTTGGTGGAG TCCCTTCAGACTTTGCTGCTGAATTTCTCCAGGAGATGAGAACATACATGCCACCAGCTCACCAGAGCTTTCTCCTCTCATTAAAGGCAAAGCCCTCGGTCCGTGAGTTTGTTCTTTCAAAAGGCAATGCTACCCTGCAGGAAATTTACAATGAGTGCGTGGAAGCTATGGTTTCCTTGAGAAACTACCATTTGCGAATAGTAGCTAAATACATCATGATTCCTGCAAGCCAGCAATCCAAGGTGGAAAGAAGCTCGGAAGAAGCTTCAGAGTCAAAAAGTAAAGGAACTGGAGGCACCAATATCATGGACTTTCTGAAGACTGTAAGAGGTAAAACTGTGAACTGCCTGTTGAAGGAAGATTAA